From the Colletotrichum lupini chromosome 10, complete sequence genome, one window contains:
- a CDS encoding AMP-binding enzyme — protein sequence MRLGAIHVPLNWRLARPELAKLLADCTPTILFTDHDDLPELPLGCRYIGFLTFCASVDAAEPGPRLEARPFILIEVDTGSVFLCDGPMFYFMGLVAQIWPSLMRGGTFIVFSKFQPEITNVRLSDAGLGVTHYFCVPQMAEALAGVSNFTLSAWSALKALFTGGAPNPLARIKWWLGRGVRMVDGYGSTEMGTCSGMPLLAELISSKAGLVGLPGPLTAVRVVDGGDQEVPVGEPGEILVSGPSVTPGYWNRLDDNMVAFTEDGWFRTGDIGRVDEGGYIFLIDRRKNMFISGGENVYPAEVEAVLAEHPGVLDVIVVGVSD from the exons ATGAGGCTGGGCGCAATCCATGTCCCGCTGAATTGGCGCCTCGCCCGGCCCGAGCTCGCGAAGCTGTTGGCCGACTGCACCCCGACCATTCTCTTTACAGATCACGACGATCTACCGGAACTGCCTCTTGGCTGTCGCTACATTGGGTTTTTGACATTCTGTGCGAGCGTGGATGCCGCAGAGCCTGGCCCTCGGCTGGAAGCGCGGCCTTT CATTTTGATAGAAGTCGATACGGGGAGCGTCTTCTTGTGCGACGGTCCTATGTTCTACTTTATGGGGCTCGTCGCCCAGATATGGCCCTCGCTTATGAGAGGTGGCACCTTTATCGTCTTTTCCAAATTTCAACCGGAAATAACTAATGTCCGCCTGAGCGATGCCGGACTCGGCGTTACTCACTACTTTTGTGTGCCTCAGATGGCCGAGGCTCTTGCCGGCGTATCAAATTTCACCCTATCAGCATGGTCAGCCTTGAAAGCCCTCTTTACTGGTGGTGCGCCTAACCCTCTAGCTAGGATTAAGTGGTGGCTGGGTCGTGGGGTCCGAATGGTGGATGGCTATGGATCGACTGAAATGGGGACGTGCTCTGGAATGCCGCTGTTAGCAGAGCTTATTAGTAGTAAGGCCGGTTTAGTGGGTCTTCCGGGCCCGTTGACGGCGGTCCGAGTTGTGGACGGAGGTGACCAGGAAGTTCCCGTTGGTGAGCCTGGTGAGATATTAGTCTCAGGCCCGAGCGTCACGCCGGGCTATTGGAATCGACTAGACGATAATATGGTTGCTTTTACTGAAGACGGCTGGTTTCGGACTGGGGATATCGGGCGGGTCGACGAGGGGGGCTATATTTTTCTTATCGATAGGCGCAAGAACATGTTCATATCTGGGGGAGAGAATGTGTATCCCGCCGAAGTTGAGGCTGTACTGGCTGAGCATCCCGGGGTATTAGATGTTATAGTTGTGGGCGTTTCCGATTAG